The following coding sequences are from one Paenibacillus stellifer window:
- a CDS encoding ABC transporter permease yields the protein MSNIWTIAKFELQRQFRSRAMVINQFLLPIILIFLLGTALSGVVGQGKDITIDPVHVAIVDAAGSQAVQSQLVAELLKAPEAAKVIIPETVKSRSEAEEAVRAGKYGYAVVVPAGFDQQVKSGKDAKLEYILGKDRTDNMVAGTVFDNFLSQINYSQAAALTLGPAAVPASAADGGAESAVVGKLNDKGRSYTASQYYAASMLIMFLLTCGQTMISSLYSEKDNHTLFRLNSMPLKGSELFMGKMLGMGLISVVQSAVIIIATHFLFGVYWGNRPLALALVCLLVILISLMLSVVIAMTASNAATARNISMILTVLMTFISGGMTQLPDSWVNTGGAFSVNHWGMKGILKMMLESPWAQISGSIGMLAAISGGLLCIAFISYRKVGYHA from the coding sequence ATGTCAAATATATGGACGATTGCCAAGTTCGAGCTTCAGCGGCAGTTCCGCTCCCGGGCGATGGTTATCAATCAGTTTCTGCTGCCGATCATCTTGATCTTCCTGCTCGGAACGGCGCTGTCGGGCGTGGTCGGACAGGGGAAGGACATCACGATTGATCCGGTGCATGTCGCCATTGTCGACGCCGCCGGGTCCCAGGCCGTGCAGTCACAGCTTGTGGCTGAACTGCTGAAAGCGCCGGAAGCGGCGAAGGTGATTATTCCCGAAACGGTGAAGAGCCGTTCGGAGGCGGAAGAGGCGGTGCGTGCGGGCAAATACGGATACGCCGTTGTGGTGCCGGCCGGATTCGATCAGCAGGTGAAGAGCGGGAAGGATGCCAAACTTGAATATATCCTGGGCAAGGACCGGACCGACAATATGGTAGCAGGAACTGTATTCGACAACTTCCTGAGCCAGATCAACTACTCCCAGGCGGCGGCCCTCACACTTGGACCGGCAGCTGTCCCGGCTTCTGCGGCAGACGGCGGAGCGGAGTCCGCGGTCGTCGGAAAATTGAATGATAAAGGGCGGTCTTATACCGCCTCGCAATATTACGCGGCCTCAATGCTGATCATGTTCCTGCTGACCTGCGGACAGACAATGATCAGCAGCTTATACAGCGAGAAGGATAACCATACGCTGTTCAGACTGAATTCCATGCCGTTGAAGGGCAGCGAGCTGTTCATGGGCAAAATGCTGGGCATGGGTCTGATCTCGGTGGTGCAGAGTGCGGTAATCATTATCGCGACCCATTTTTTGTTCGGCGTCTATTGGGGCAACCGTCCGCTCGCGCTGGCGCTGGTCTGCCTGCTCGTCATCCTGATTTCCCTGATGCTGTCGGTGGTTATTGCGATGACGGCTTCCAATGCGGCGACGGCCCGCAACATCTCCATGATCCTGACGGTGCTGATGACCTTCATCAGCGGCGGCATGACCCAGCTTCCGGATTCCTGGGTGAATACGGGCGGTGCTTTTTCCGTCAATCATTGGGGCATGAAGGGAATTCTGAAAATGATGCTGGAGTCTCCCTGGGCGCAAATATCGGGCAGCATCGGCATGCTGGCGGCTATAAGCGGCGGGCTTCTGTGCATTGCCTTCATCTCTTATCGAAAGGTGGGTTATCATGCGTAA